Proteins from one Chroococcidiopsis sp. CCMEE 29 genomic window:
- a CDS encoding DUF5995 family protein has product MKNFFIGIGSAVLFLALPGFTPTNAYELTSKKACEVGEPKCVVFVIKKMERRYEPLAKRCDHNAVFALNYLRTTEVFLQTLDRVNYDDPAAVIREDALFAQYYFRAYDAYHTSRGNVPLAWQIAFDAAQNRSVSGAGNVALGINAHIQRDLPFVLYELYLQGRPVSYEDHTRVNQFLQQVNPLNELAEKFDPTIDDQDVPGEADDQQRFQTIVQWREGAYRNYERLRDASTKAQRAQVAAEIEANAAGTAVVLQQAFSYPPGTDSSQRDAYCQAQQERKPQNRSK; this is encoded by the coding sequence ATGAAAAACTTCTTTATAGGGATAGGGAGCGCTGTGCTATTTCTCGCCCTACCAGGGTTTACCCCAACTAATGCCTACGAGCTTACGTCTAAGAAAGCCTGCGAGGTAGGGGAGCCCAAGTGTGTTGTCTTCGTTATCAAGAAAATGGAGCGGCGCTACGAGCCTCTAGCGAAGCGATGCGATCATAATGCTGTATTTGCGCTCAACTATCTGCGAACTACGGAAGTGTTTCTGCAAACACTCGATCGGGTTAACTATGACGACCCGGCGGCAGTAATTAGGGAAGATGCGCTATTCGCGCAGTATTATTTTCGGGCTTACGATGCCTATCACACCAGTAGAGGCAATGTTCCTCTAGCTTGGCAGATAGCATTTGATGCGGCACAAAACCGCTCAGTTTCAGGAGCGGGCAACGTAGCTCTGGGCATCAACGCACACATTCAGCGGGATTTACCGTTCGTGCTGTACGAGCTTTATTTGCAAGGTCGTCCGGTGAGTTACGAAGACCACACCCGCGTCAATCAGTTTCTGCAACAAGTGAATCCCTTGAATGAATTGGCAGAAAAATTTGATCCGACAATAGATGACCAAGACGTGCCAGGGGAAGCGGATGACCAGCAGCGGTTTCAAACTATAGTTCAGTGGCGTGAGGGAGCCTACCGCAATTATGAGCGACTGCGAGATGCGAGTACGAAGGCTCAACGGGCGCAGGTAGCAGCGGAAATTGAAGCCAATGCCGCGGGTACTGCAGTAGTGCTGCAACAAGCATTTAGTTACCCGCCTGGCACGGATAGTTCCCAACGAGATGCTTATTGCCAAGCGCAGCAAGAACGCAAACCGCAAAATAGAAGTAAATAA